In Thermococcus sp. M39, the following are encoded in one genomic region:
- a CDS encoding CBS domain-containing protein, which produces MKVKSIMTPDPVVIELPASRSYALELFKKHKVRSFPVVRRGTKELVGIVSIKRVLVNPDEDQLAMLVKRDVPVVKPTDDLKKAVRLMLEYDYRRVIVVDDEGKVVGILTVGDIIRRYLAKNEKYREVEIEPYYQRYVSVVWRGTPLKAALKALLLCNAMAIPVIDDDGNLIGIVDETDLLKDSEVVRVMKSSALAVSSEEEWILESNPILLFEKAELQMPKKPVEDIMTRNPIIATPHMSVYDVANKMAKYRIEQLPVIRGEGDLVGLIRDMDLIKVIVNRK; this is translated from the coding sequence GTGAAAGTTAAAAGCATAATGACACCAGATCCCGTAGTTATTGAACTGCCAGCATCAAGGAGCTATGCTCTTGAGCTTTTTAAAAAGCACAAAGTTAGGTCTTTTCCTGTTGTCAGGAGAGGAACCAAAGAGCTAGTTGGTATTGTAAGCATTAAAAGGGTCCTTGTGAATCCTGATGAGGATCAGCTGGCAATGCTTGTGAAGAGGGATGTTCCCGTTGTTAAGCCTACTGATGACCTAAAGAAAGCCGTCCGCTTAATGCTTGAGTATGACTATAGGAGAGTAATTGTTGTTGATGATGAAGGTAAAGTTGTTGGAATTCTCACAGTTGGCGACATTATAAGGAGATATCTGGCAAAGAACGAGAAGTACAGGGAGGTTGAAATTGAGCCTTATTACCAAAGATATGTGAGTGTTGTGTGGAGAGGTACTCCGTTAAAGGCTGCTTTGAAAGCTCTGCTCTTGTGTAATGCAATGGCAATCCCGGTAATTGATGATGATGGAAACTTAATTGGAATAGTTGATGAGACAGATTTGCTTAAAGACAGTGAAGTTGTTAGAGTAATGAAGAGCTCCGCTTTAGCAGTTTCAAGCGAAGAAGAGTGGATTCTTGAAAGCAATCCAATTTTGCTCTTTGAGAAGGCTGAACTTCAGATGCCAAAGAAACCCGTTGAGGATATAATGACAAGAAATCCAATAATAGCAACTCCACACATGAGCGTCTATGATGTGGCAAACAAGATGGCCAAATACAGGATTGAACAGCTTCCAGTTATTAGAGGAGAAGGCGACCTCGTGGGATTAATCAGAGATATGGACTTAATAAAGGTCATTGTGAACAGAAAATGA
- a CDS encoding LAGLIDADG family homing endonuclease: protein MDKEEMINRFVSFLREYSDDKGNKVYLNKISDILTVIPKHSISINWEHLNGFDPELAQELLDNPEETLLAAEDALQIILQEEFFRKEPLKLHARFYNLPKTLLVKELGSEHINKLIQVEGIITRMSEVKPYVSKAVFVCKDCGNEMIRLQKPFASLVKPSKCDQCGSKNIELDVDKSNFINLQTFRLQDRPESLKGGQMPRFVDAILLDDLVDSALPGDRVVITGILRVILEQREKRPIFKKILEVNHIEQISKEIEELEITPEDEQKIRELAKRKDIVDAIVDSIAPAIYGYREVKKGIALALFGGVTRQLPDGTKLRGESHVLLVGDPGVAKCVDYDTKIVLSDGSLAKIGDIVEEAIRKAEASGTLGKVNDGVYAPINLELYALDAETLKVRKVKANIAWKRMAPEKMYKIRTKSGREIKVTPTHPFFIFEGGQFKTRKAEELKVGDLIAVPREIKAKGKPVKLSEIQIRESKANNCIHLKLPEFADEEFWYVIGLLVGEGYAQNRDGSATVYFTNDDSTLILTVYNYLRKLGLNPTIRNSHKGKSAKEVYVCSIEFYSLLEALGIATKSAEKIVPPQLFGARLSDIVAFLRGYFDVEGTVDRKRPKITVVSASKELLKGIQHLLLRLGVKSQLHATKARATNGKMKETKTYYRLFITGEDVIKFAKNVGFSIERKKELLESVIAVDFNTNTDVIPGVGSLLKEIRLELGLRQKDMGINRSTYLHYERNDRRPSREKLKKIVETLKHYQNEKVADKVALLDLLANSDIYWDEIEAIEEYAPEHPWVYDLQVPEHHNFIANDFFVHNSQILRYVANLAPRAIYTSGKSSSAAGLCVAPDSVVVTENGGFEIGALTENWLSKIGSIEYDKGINYAPFLGETVSIERGKISQNLLRKVWKLRAPKNLVKIRTTTGKEILLTSETKLMTLENETITWKEAKDISSNDYVATVRKLEVKEKPLLTLELLEDLDDLVLYGIKGKVKELIEKACENLGITKRELARVLSVSEDSVYYHWVKPNSRGNIRMKHLRRLIELAEASLEEIEPEYVSLQAGTKLKIPKYVDEKLAYFAGLIAGDGDVSRAGWGVSIRFSNSNEFIREKFKKLAEELFGVEVKEIRQKNRVPAVRFHSKIIAHVLNKLGIPMSPKSSTLDIGPQLMVAPKNVLAAFIRGLFDCDGTVVIREGGSSYIELDTASEKLARKLQLALLRFGIVAHLRKRKRAGMISKINGRGVVSRHDRWELKIYGENALKFATYIGFEHPEKAKKLELLLEKLKQSRSDTNIDVIPGVGGPIKEIRTFYGLGINEVYGSSFGSAIEKGKPISRRSLQRVVERLRKNANILNVPVKLPSEIRARIRNLIKPEELSMDYSQFYELFMRKRSKKLPYGLLVKVARLIEGRDKKTYNELAWILSEITRIEEEIKNKLHVLEELAYSDILWEKVREVKTIRSPYDYVYDLTVEGSHSFIANGFVVHNTAAAVRDEFTGSWVLEAGVLVLADGGFALIDEFDKMSDRDRSAIHEALEQQTISISKAGITATLNARTTVIAAANPKHGRFNKMKPLPEQLDLPPTLLSRFDLIFVLIDEPNEKLDAEIASHILKVRKGEAEAITPKIPYDLLKKYIAYARKNVHPVLSREAMDEILHYYVKMRKGLKKTTESEGIKPIPITARQLEALIRLSEAHARMRLSEVVTREDAREAIKLVEYTLRQIAVDEEGVMDISILEVGKSARKINKVEKVLEIIEALQDQSEYGAPIDDIIKEAVRAGIDKKEVRKLIEDLKASSRIYEPRNGYYKVL, encoded by the coding sequence ATGGACAAGGAGGAGATGATTAACCGTTTTGTAAGCTTTCTTAGAGAGTATTCTGATGACAAGGGCAATAAAGTTTATCTTAATAAAATAAGCGACATCTTAACTGTTATTCCAAAGCACTCAATTTCAATAAACTGGGAGCATCTAAATGGATTTGATCCAGAATTAGCTCAAGAGCTTTTGGACAACCCGGAAGAAACTTTACTAGCAGCTGAAGATGCACTTCAGATAATCCTCCAAGAGGAATTTTTTAGGAAGGAGCCCTTAAAGCTTCATGCACGCTTTTATAATTTACCAAAAACCCTCTTAGTTAAGGAGCTGGGCAGTGAACACATAAACAAGCTCATTCAAGTTGAAGGGATTATTACTAGAATGAGCGAAGTCAAGCCGTATGTATCTAAGGCTGTTTTTGTGTGTAAGGACTGTGGGAATGAGATGATTCGCCTGCAGAAACCCTTTGCTTCCCTGGTTAAGCCCTCCAAGTGCGACCAGTGTGGAAGTAAAAACATTGAGCTTGATGTTGATAAGAGCAATTTCATCAATCTGCAGACATTTAGACTGCAAGATAGACCTGAAAGCTTGAAAGGTGGACAAATGCCTCGCTTCGTTGATGCAATTCTATTGGACGATTTAGTTGACTCTGCTTTACCAGGTGATAGGGTTGTAATAACTGGCATTTTAAGAGTGATTTTGGAGCAGAGAGAAAAGAGGCCGATTTTTAAGAAGATACTTGAGGTTAATCATATAGAGCAGATAAGCAAGGAGATTGAAGAGCTTGAGATTACGCCAGAGGATGAGCAGAAGATTAGGGAATTGGCGAAGAGGAAGGATATAGTTGATGCAATTGTGGATTCAATAGCTCCGGCTATTTACGGCTATCGCGAGGTTAAGAAGGGGATAGCCCTTGCTTTGTTTGGCGGTGTTACGAGGCAATTACCTGATGGTACTAAGTTGAGAGGAGAGAGCCACGTTCTGCTTGTTGGAGATCCTGGTGTGGCAAAGTGTGTTGATTACGATACAAAGATAGTTCTATCTGATGGTAGCTTAGCAAAGATTGGGGATATTGTTGAAGAGGCTATAAGAAAAGCAGAAGCCTCTGGAACGCTTGGTAAAGTAAATGACGGTGTCTATGCACCAATTAATTTAGAGCTGTATGCATTAGATGCTGAAACTCTTAAAGTTAGAAAAGTTAAGGCAAACATAGCTTGGAAAAGAATGGCACCTGAAAAGATGTACAAGATAAGAACAAAGAGTGGAAGGGAAATTAAGGTAACTCCAACCCATCCATTCTTTATCTTTGAAGGAGGACAGTTCAAGACGAGAAAAGCAGAGGAGCTTAAAGTTGGTGATTTAATTGCAGTCCCACGCGAGATTAAGGCAAAGGGGAAGCCTGTTAAATTGAGTGAAATTCAAATTAGAGAGTCTAAGGCAAATAATTGCATTCATCTTAAGCTCCCTGAGTTCGCTGATGAGGAGTTTTGGTATGTTATTGGATTGCTTGTTGGAGAAGGATATGCTCAAAACCGTGATGGAAGTGCTACTGTCTACTTCACCAATGATGACAGCACATTAATATTAACGGTTTATAACTACCTCAGAAAACTCGGTCTTAATCCAACTATACGGAACTCTCACAAAGGAAAGAGTGCTAAGGAAGTCTATGTATGTAGCATAGAGTTCTACAGCCTATTGGAGGCTTTGGGAATAGCAACAAAGTCAGCTGAAAAGATTGTCCCACCTCAGCTGTTTGGTGCAAGGCTATCAGATATAGTTGCATTTCTTAGGGGTTACTTTGATGTTGAAGGAACTGTAGACAGGAAGAGACCAAAGATCACTGTAGTTTCAGCGTCAAAAGAACTTCTCAAGGGGATTCAGCATCTTCTCTTAAGATTGGGTGTGAAATCTCAGCTTCATGCTACTAAAGCAAGAGCCACAAATGGCAAAATGAAAGAGACAAAAACTTACTATCGCTTGTTCATAACTGGTGAGGATGTAATTAAGTTTGCTAAAAATGTTGGCTTTAGCATTGAAAGAAAGAAGGAGTTATTAGAGTCTGTTATAGCAGTTGACTTTAACACGAATACTGACGTTATTCCGGGAGTAGGGAGTCTATTAAAAGAAATCCGTCTCGAGCTTGGACTTAGGCAGAAAGATATGGGAATAAATCGTTCAACTTATCTTCACTATGAAAGGAATGACAGACGGCCAAGTAGGGAAAAGCTAAAGAAAATAGTTGAAACCCTAAAGCATTATCAGAATGAAAAAGTTGCCGATAAAGTAGCATTGCTTGATCTTCTTGCTAATTCGGATATTTACTGGGATGAGATTGAAGCAATTGAGGAATACGCTCCTGAACATCCATGGGTTTACGATTTACAGGTTCCAGAGCATCACAACTTTATCGCAAACGATTTCTTTGTCCATAACAGCCAAATTTTACGCTATGTTGCCAATTTAGCTCCAAGAGCGATCTATACTAGTGGTAAGAGCTCTTCGGCAGCTGGTCTGTGTGTTGCTCCGGACTCAGTTGTGGTGACTGAAAACGGTGGATTTGAAATAGGAGCTCTTACTGAAAATTGGCTGTCTAAGATTGGCTCGATTGAATATGACAAGGGCATAAACTACGCTCCATTCCTCGGGGAGACTGTTTCAATAGAGAGAGGTAAGATATCCCAAAATCTGCTCAGAAAAGTGTGGAAGCTCAGGGCTCCTAAGAATCTCGTAAAAATCAGAACAACAACAGGAAAAGAAATCCTCCTAACGTCCGAAACAAAGCTCATGACGCTAGAAAACGAAACCATTACATGGAAGGAAGCAAAGGATATTTCCTCCAATGATTATGTTGCTACCGTCAGGAAGCTGGAAGTGAAGGAGAAACCCCTGCTGACCCTTGAACTCCTTGAAGACCTTGACGATCTTGTACTTTACGGGATAAAGGGCAAGGTAAAAGAGCTCATAGAAAAAGCGTGTGAAAATCTTGGAATAACAAAGAGAGAGCTTGCAAGAGTGCTCAGTGTAAGTGAAGACTCGGTTTATTACCATTGGGTGAAACCCAACTCCCGGGGTAACATTCGTATGAAGCACCTTCGTCGGCTGATTGAATTGGCTGAGGCAAGTTTGGAAGAGATAGAGCCAGAATACGTGTCTCTGCAGGCTGGAACTAAGCTCAAAATTCCGAAGTATGTTGATGAAAAGCTCGCATACTTTGCAGGTCTTATCGCTGGGGATGGAGACGTCTCAAGAGCGGGCTGGGGAGTCTCGATAAGGTTTTCAAACAGCAATGAGTTTATACGAGAGAAGTTCAAAAAACTAGCAGAGGAGCTGTTTGGCGTTGAGGTAAAGGAAATCAGACAGAAAAACCGCGTGCCAGCTGTTAGATTCCACTCAAAGATTATTGCACACGTACTCAATAAGCTTGGCATTCCAATGTCTCCAAAGTCTTCAACGCTCGACATAGGGCCTCAGCTTATGGTGGCTCCGAAGAACGTTCTTGCAGCATTCATACGTGGTCTGTTCGACTGTGATGGAACAGTTGTCATCCGCGAAGGTGGTTCGTCATACATTGAGCTTGATACTGCTAGTGAGAAACTCGCGAGAAAATTGCAGCTTGCTCTTCTCCGCTTTGGAATAGTCGCACATTTAAGGAAGCGCAAAAGAGCTGGGATGATCTCAAAGATAAATGGAAGAGGCGTTGTTTCAAGGCACGACCGCTGGGAGCTGAAGATTTACGGAGAAAATGCCCTTAAGTTTGCAACATATATAGGCTTTGAACACCCAGAGAAAGCTAAAAAGCTTGAACTTCTCCTTGAAAAGCTCAAACAGTCGAGAAGCGATACGAACATTGACGTCATTCCTGGAGTCGGAGGGCCAATAAAAGAAATTAGAACTTTCTATGGACTCGGCATAAATGAAGTTTACGGTTCCTCTTTTGGAAGCGCGATTGAAAAAGGAAAACCAATCTCGAGAAGATCTCTCCAGCGGGTTGTTGAGAGACTTAGGAAAAATGCGAACATTTTAAACGTTCCCGTTAAGTTACCAAGTGAAATAAGGGCCAGAATTAGGAACTTAATCAAACCAGAAGAACTTAGTATGGACTATAGTCAATTCTATGAACTGTTCATGAGGAAAAGAAGTAAGAAGCTCCCCTATGGTTTGTTAGTGAAAGTTGCAAGGCTCATTGAAGGGAGAGACAAAAAGACTTACAATGAACTTGCGTGGATCCTTAGTGAAATTACCAGAATAGAAGAAGAAATCAAGAACAAACTTCATGTCCTTGAAGAACTCGCTTACTCTGACATCTTATGGGAGAAAGTGAGAGAGGTAAAAACAATCAGAAGTCCCTACGACTACGTCTACGATCTCACAGTTGAAGGTTCTCACAGCTTCATTGCCAACGGCTTCGTGGTTCACAATACGGCTGCAGCCGTCCGCGACGAGTTTACAGGCTCTTGGGTGCTGGAAGCTGGTGTTTTGGTGCTGGCAGATGGTGGTTTCGCACTAATTGACGAGTTCGACAAGATGAGCGATAGGGATAGAAGTGCTATACACGAGGCGCTTGAGCAGCAAACAATCAGCATCTCAAAAGCGGGCATTACAGCAACTTTAAACGCAAGAACAACAGTTATAGCTGCTGCAAATCCAAAACATGGAAGGTTCAACAAGATGAAGCCTCTTCCGGAGCAGCTCGATTTACCACCAACTCTGCTCAGCAGATTTGACCTCATATTTGTCCTCATAGATGAGCCTAATGAAAAGCTTGATGCCGAAATCGCATCTCACATCTTGAAAGTTAGAAAAGGAGAAGCTGAAGCTATAACTCCAAAGATTCCGTATGATTTGCTCAAAAAATACATAGCTTATGCAAGGAAGAATGTTCATCCAGTTCTCAGCAGGGAAGCCATGGATGAGATTCTCCACTATTATGTCAAGATGAGAAAGGGTCTTAAGAAAACTACGGAGAGTGAGGGAATAAAGCCAATCCCAATAACTGCCAGACAGCTTGAAGCACTGATAAGACTCAGTGAAGCACATGCAAGGATGCGCTTGAGTGAGGTAGTTACCAGGGAAGATGCGAGAGAAGCGATAAAGCTTGTTGAATACACCTTGAGGCAGATAGCCGTTGATGAAGAAGGCGTCATGGATATTTCAATCCTTGAAGTTGGCAAATCGGCGAGGAAGATAAACAAGGTTGAAAAAGTGCTGGAGATAATTGAAGCTCTTCAAGACCAATCAGAATATGGTGCCCCAATAGATGACATAATTAAGGAGGCCGTGAGAGCAGGAATTGATAAGAAAGAAGTTAGAAAGCTTATTGAAGATCTTAAAGCTAGTTCAAGGATTTATGAACCAAGGAACGGTTACTATAAAGTACTGTGA
- a CDS encoding OadG family protein, whose product MVTMQAFLEGLYITILGVTVVFAVLTILAIAMYAIGYFEKRLIEKESPKEAPVVRVEKKVKVEEKPKIEPRKLAVITAAILAYIAEKNAQLRPVPFRRKPSDAWRLYGIQTQMEEVENFNYELGKW is encoded by the coding sequence ATGGTTACGATGCAAGCGTTCCTCGAGGGACTTTACATTACGATCTTAGGAGTTACAGTAGTTTTCGCCGTTTTAACTATTTTAGCTATTGCAATGTATGCAATCGGTTATTTCGAGAAGCGCTTGATTGAGAAGGAATCTCCAAAAGAAGCGCCAGTGGTTAGGGTTGAGAAAAAGGTCAAGGTTGAGGAGAAACCAAAGATTGAGCCCAGAAAGCTTGCTGTTATTACAGCGGCAATTTTGGCTTATATTGCTGAGAAGAATGCTCAGCTGAGACCCGTTCCATTTAGAAGGAAGCCTTCTGATGCTTGGCGTTTATATGGTATTCAAACTCAAATGGAGGAGGTTGAGAATTTCAATTATGAGTTAGGGAAGTGGTAG
- a CDS encoding acetyl-CoA carboxylase biotin carboxyl carrier protein subunit — protein MKGKVKVIVDGVTYDVEVEELGMGKFRVSFEGESYEVEAKDLGIPLSALEMPVQAQVPSAPAPAPTPVTTPVSAPTAPAPSPAPAGEGVVTAPMPGKILRILVNEGDQVKVGQGLLVLEAMKMENEIPAPKDGVVKKILVKEGDTVDTGQPLIEIG, from the coding sequence ATGAAGGGGAAAGTCAAGGTCATCGTTGATGGTGTCACTTATGATGTTGAGGTTGAAGAACTTGGCATGGGTAAGTTCAGAGTATCATTTGAGGGGGAGAGTTATGAGGTTGAGGCTAAGGACTTGGGGATTCCATTGAGTGCACTGGAGATGCCAGTCCAGGCGCAAGTTCCTTCTGCACCTGCACCAGCTCCAACTCCTGTAACAACTCCTGTTTCGGCTCCAACGGCGCCAGCTCCTTCGCCGGCTCCGGCGGGTGAGGGTGTTGTTACTGCGCCGATGCCTGGTAAGATTTTGAGGATTCTTGTTAATGAAGGGGATCAGGTTAAGGTTGGTCAAGGGTTGTTAGTGTTAGAGGCAATGAAGATGGAGAATGAAATCCCAGCACCAAAAGATGGGGTAGTGAAAAAAATCCTCGTAAAAGAAGGCGACACAGTAGACACCGGACAACCACTAATAGAAATAGGGTGA
- the mmdA gene encoding methylmalonyl-CoA decarboxylase subunit alpha, whose translation MSMKEKVNELYEKKKKILQMGGEAKIQKQHEKGKLTARERIEKLLDPGSFVEIGAFVKHRNTEFGLDKMELPADGVITGYGTIDGRLVFVYAQDFTVMGGSLGEMHAMKIKRIMELALEAGAPIIGLNDSGGARIQEGVDSLKGYGEIFKMNTILSGVVPQITAIMGPCAGGAVYSPAIGDFILMVDNPATFMFITGPQVVKAVTGVEVSPTQLGGAMVHAQKSGQAHLIGKSDEEVLMLIRRLLSYLPSNNMEKPPRVKTNDPPFRKSDKLYEIVPDDPNKGYDVRQVIYEIVDRDANGNPDFLEIQPYFAPNAVVGFGRMNGQTVGIVANNPIHLAGVLDIDSSDKIARFVRTCDAFNIPIVTLVDVPGYLPGVQQEYGGIIRHGAKVLYAYAEATVPMVTVILRKAYGGAYLAMGSKHLGADFVFAWPTAEIAVMGPEGAANIIFRKEIAKAENPEEFRQQKIKEYRDKFANPYVAASRGYIDDVIDPAETRGKIIMALEALESKRVKLPPKKHGNIPL comes from the coding sequence ATGAGCATGAAAGAGAAGGTGAACGAACTGTATGAAAAGAAGAAGAAAATTTTACAGATGGGAGGAGAGGCTAAGATTCAAAAGCAGCACGAAAAAGGCAAACTCACTGCAAGGGAGAGGATTGAGAAACTTCTCGACCCGGGGAGTTTTGTTGAGATTGGAGCCTTCGTCAAGCACAGAAACACTGAATTCGGTCTTGACAAGATGGAATTACCAGCGGATGGTGTCATAACAGGGTACGGAACAATAGACGGTAGATTAGTTTTCGTTTACGCTCAAGACTTCACAGTGATGGGTGGTTCATTAGGAGAAATGCATGCAATGAAAATTAAACGCATTATGGAGCTTGCATTAGAAGCAGGCGCTCCAATAATTGGGCTCAACGACTCCGGTGGTGCAAGGATTCAAGAAGGTGTAGATTCACTCAAGGGATACGGTGAGATTTTCAAGATGAATACAATTTTGAGTGGTGTTGTCCCACAGATTACAGCCATCATGGGTCCTTGTGCTGGTGGTGCAGTTTACAGCCCAGCCATTGGTGACTTCATTCTCATGGTTGACAATCCCGCAACATTCATGTTCATTACCGGACCACAAGTAGTTAAGGCAGTTACTGGAGTAGAAGTCTCGCCAACACAACTCGGTGGAGCAATGGTTCACGCCCAGAAGAGCGGACAGGCACACTTAATCGGCAAAAGCGACGAGGAAGTCCTCATGCTCATCAGAAGACTATTAAGCTACCTGCCATCAAACAACATGGAAAAGCCCCCAAGAGTCAAGACAAACGACCCACCATTTAGAAAGAGCGACAAACTTTACGAAATCGTCCCAGATGATCCAAACAAGGGTTATGACGTTAGACAAGTGATTTATGAGATCGTTGATAGGGACGCAAACGGAAACCCAGACTTTCTTGAGATACAGCCCTACTTTGCTCCCAATGCTGTTGTCGGCTTTGGAAGGATGAATGGGCAGACAGTTGGAATAGTAGCGAACAATCCAATCCACCTCGCTGGCGTCCTAGACATTGACAGCTCAGACAAAATAGCAAGATTCGTCAGAACTTGTGATGCATTCAACATTCCAATTGTAACACTCGTTGATGTTCCCGGTTACCTGCCAGGAGTTCAGCAAGAGTACGGAGGAATAATTAGGCACGGTGCAAAAGTTCTCTACGCTTATGCGGAAGCGACAGTCCCAATGGTCACTGTTATTTTAAGAAAAGCTTACGGTGGGGCTTACTTGGCCATGGGTTCAAAGCACTTGGGGGCTGATTTCGTCTTTGCTTGGCCGACTGCTGAGATTGCCGTCATGGGCCCAGAGGGGGCTGCAAACATAATCTTTAGAAAGGAGATTGCCAAGGCGGAGAATCCAGAGGAGTTCAGGCAACAAAAAATCAAGGAGTATAGGGACAAGTTTGCTAATCCATACGTTGCCGCAAGCAGGGGTTACATTGATGATGTGATTGACCCCGCAGAGACGAGAGGAAAAATCATAATGGCCCTTGAAGCCTTAGAGTCTAAGAGGGTTAAGTTGCCACCGAAGAAGCACGGAAACATTCCGCTGTGA
- a CDS encoding sodium ion-translocating decarboxylase subunit beta, whose translation MGLEQAIIDFFAHMGLLNITIGQVIMILVGLTLVYLAIVKEMEPLLLLPIGISAVLVNLPFTGIADPPHGLLYLIHRYLISTEIVPLLIFFGLGAMTDFGPMIADPKTALLGAAAQIGVFIAMLTAVALGFTLPEAASIGIIGGADGPTTIYLTTKLAPHLLGATAVAAYSYMSLVPLIQPPVIKALTTPEERRIRMEQLRPVSKREKILFPIASMLIIGLLVPSAAPLIGMLMIGNLFRESGVVERLSKAAREELMNIVTIFLGLGVGSTMRAEYFLNVKTLMILGLGVIAFATATAGGVLLGKLMMKLSGGRINPMIGAAGVSAVPMSARVVQKLAAEEDPGNFILMHAMGPNVAGVIGTAVVAGVLLSALG comes from the coding sequence ATGGGATTAGAACAAGCAATAATTGACTTCTTTGCACACATGGGTTTGCTTAACATTACAATAGGGCAAGTAATAATGATACTTGTGGGGCTCACGCTCGTCTATTTGGCTATAGTTAAGGAAATGGAACCCTTGCTGTTGCTTCCTATTGGTATAAGTGCTGTGCTTGTAAATCTGCCGTTTACTGGAATAGCTGATCCGCCACATGGTTTGTTATATTTAATCCACCGCTATCTCATTAGCACAGAGATAGTTCCATTGCTTATCTTCTTTGGTCTTGGCGCAATGACAGATTTTGGCCCTATGATAGCTGATCCCAAAACTGCATTACTCGGTGCAGCTGCTCAGATTGGTGTCTTCATCGCAATGCTTACGGCGGTTGCCTTGGGCTTTACTCTTCCAGAGGCGGCTTCAATTGGTATCATCGGTGGTGCTGATGGGCCTACAACAATTTATTTAACAACAAAATTAGCCCCTCATTTGCTCGGTGCAACAGCAGTTGCGGCTTACTCTTATATGAGCCTAGTTCCATTGATTCAGCCTCCAGTTATTAAGGCATTGACAACTCCAGAAGAGAGAAGGATCAGGATGGAGCAGCTGAGGCCAGTATCAAAGCGTGAAAAGATTCTCTTCCCAATTGCTTCAATGCTGATCATTGGTCTCTTAGTTCCTTCAGCAGCCCCACTAATTGGCATGCTCATGATAGGCAACCTCTTCAGAGAGAGTGGTGTCGTTGAGCGTTTAAGCAAAGCGGCAAGGGAAGAGCTTATGAACATCGTTACAATCTTCCTTGGACTTGGCGTTGGTTCAACAATGAGAGCTGAGTACTTCCTAAATGTCAAAACACTCATGATTCTTGGCTTAGGTGTCATTGCATTTGCAACAGCAACAGCCGGTGGCGTTCTCTTAGGAAAGCTCATGATGAAGCTCAGCGGAGGAAGAATAAACCCAATGATTGGTGCTGCTGGTGTTTCAGCAGTTCCTATGAGTGCAAGAGTTGTTCAAAAATTAGCAGCTGAAGAAGACCCAGGGAACTTTATATTAATGCATGCAATGGGTCCAAACGTTGCTGGTGTTATTGGAACTGCAGTGGTTGCCGGTGTCTTGCTTTCAGCTCTCGGCTGA
- a CDS encoding translation initiation factor IF-2 subunit beta has product MGEKHDYYDYEKLLEKAYDELPENVKQHTSRFEVPVAIVTIEGNKTIIENFRDIAEAMNRDPNHLLKFILREVATAGTLEGRRVVLQGRFTPYLIANKMKKYLKEYVICPVCGSPDTKIIKKGRFHYLKCEACGAETPIAHL; this is encoded by the coding sequence ATGGGAGAGAAGCATGACTATTACGATTATGAGAAGCTCTTGGAGAAAGCTTATGATGAATTACCGGAGAATGTTAAGCAGCATACGTCAAGATTTGAAGTACCAGTTGCCATAGTTACAATTGAGGGTAACAAGACGATCATAGAGAACTTTAGGGACATAGCCGAGGCTATGAACAGGGATCCAAATCACTTGCTTAAGTTCATTTTGAGAGAAGTTGCTACCGCTGGAACTCTCGAAGGAAGAAGAGTTGTTCTTCAGGGTAGATTCACTCCATACCTCATAGCAAATAAGATGAAGAAGTACCTCAAGGAATACGTCATCTGTCCAGTGTGTGGTTCACCAGATACAAAGATTATCAAAAAGGGTAGGTTCCACTACCTCAAGTGTGAAGCGTGTGGTGCAGAAACACCAATTGCACACTTGTGA